CTTTCTAAGGTAAGTGAAGAATGGAAAACAAAAGTAGGCGCAGGTACTGCTGTTAACTGGCCTGAAGGTGTGGGCGGCAAAGGTAACGAAGGCGTTGCTTCTTACGTGCAGCGTATCAAAGGTGCGATTGGTTATGTAGAGTTTGCTTATGCTAAAAAAGCAAAAATGGACTACATCGCAATGAAGAACAAAGATGGTCAATTTGTTCAACCAGACGATGCAACATTCCAAGCCGCTGCAGCATACGCAGACTGGTCAAAAGCGCCAGGGTTCTACGAAATCTTGACTAACGAACCAGGCAAAACCAGCTGGCCAATCACAAGCGCATCATTCATCTTGATGCAAAAAGTGCAAGATAAGCCAGAAAATGCGCTAGCAGTACTAAAGTTTTATGACTGGGCATTGAAGAACGGTGGTGCAAGTGCACGTGAACTAGATTACGTGCCTCTGCCAACCGCGCTTATCAAGCAAATTCAAGATAGCTGGACAGCAAACATCAAGGATGCAGCTGGTAAGCCAATCTGGAAATAATTCCACGATAAGCGAGCAGTAATAGGGTGGGTGAGAGTATCGCCTACCCATCTCTTATTTAGCATTCTGGAGTGACTTGAATGCAAAACGCAGCAAAAAGTATGGATATTGAGATGACTAATCCATTGGCGTATAAGGCGCTTGTGGCCGAAGAAAGTAGAAAAAATAAGGCTTTCAAGTATCTGGCCGTGGCAATGGCATTGGTAGTGTTGCTCATCTTGGGGGCAATTGTACTTTCACTGCTCACTGGCGCTGTGCCGGTAGCAAAAGAATTTGGGATTGGATTTTTATTCTCTAAAGAGTGGGATCCGGTTCAGCATATTTATGGTGCATTACCAGCTATTTATGGCACGCTAGTGACGTCAGCAATTGCACTATTGCTTGCTTTGCCCATCAGTTTGGGTATCGCTGTGTTCTTAACCGAATTGTGCCCGATAAAATTGCGCGGCCCGATTGGTACGGCAATTGAATTGTTGGCCGGTATTCCAAGTATCATTTATGGAATGTGGGGCTTGTTTATCTTAGCGCCATTTTTGTCCGAGCATGTTCAACCAGCAATGACTGAGTGGTTTGGTGATCTTTGGCTGATTGGACCATTATTTCAAGGCCCACCGATTGGTATTGGTATCATGCCCGCAAGTATTGTTTTGGCAATTATGATTATTCCATTCATCAGTTCGGTAATGAGAGATGTGTTTACCGTAGTGCCTGCAACCTTAAAAGAGTCGGCATATGGTTTGGGTGCAACTACCTCCGAAGTGGTGTGGGATATTGTTTTACCGTATACCCGCGTTGGTGTGGTTGGTGCGGTCATGCTTGGGTTGGGCCGTGCGCTAGGTGAGACAATGGCCGTTACCTTTATGATTGGTAACGCAAATGAAATCAATCTATCTTTGTTCGAGTCTGGAAATAGCATTGCATCGTTACTAGCAAATGAATTTGCTGAAGCAGCTAATCCACTTCATATTTCATCTTTAATTACGCTCGGTCTGATCTTGTTCGTCATTACGTTCATTGTGCTAGCTGCTGCTAGAGTGATGATTGCAAAAGCAGAGAAAAAAGAAGGGGTTCGCTAATATGGTTGCTAGTACAAAAGGACTAATTCGCGAAAATGAATTAGGACAGTTCAAAAAGCGCAAATTTAAAAACGCCATGTTGATGGCCGCATCGATCTTAGCAACAACGATCGGACTATTCTTCCTTGTTTGGATCCTGTTTACTCTGCTTGAAAGAGGACTGGGTTCAATGAGTATGGACTTGGTGACAAAGATGACTCCGCCACCAGGTTCAGATGGTGGTTTGCTGAATGCAATTGTTGGTAGTTTGTTGATGATTGGTGTTAGTACATTAATTGCCGCGCCAGTAGGGGTGATTGCTGGTATTTACCTTGCTGAATATGGTAAAAAAAGCAAACTTGCTAATACGATTCGCTTCATCAATGACATCTTGCTATCGGCGCCATCAATCGTAGTTGGCTTGTTTATCTATACGGTGATCGTCGCGACCTTCCAGCAATTCTCAGCTTGGGCTGGTTCGCTAGCGTTGGCAATTATTGCGATGCCAATCATTGTTCGTACAACTGAAAATATGCTGCTGCTTGTACCAACAGAAATGCGTGAAGCAGCATACGGTATGGGGGCTTCACAGCGAAAAACAGTTTTTACTGTTAGTTTGGTTGCTGCCAGGAACGGTATATTGACGGGTATTTTGTTGGCAATTGCTCGTATTAGTGGTGAGACGGCTCCGTTACTGTTTACCGCGTTAAATAATCAGTTCTGGAATTTGAATATGTCGCAACCGATGGCTAACTTGCCGGTTGTGATATTTCAGTACGCAATGAGTCCATATGAAAACTGGCAGGGAATTGCATGGGCTGGTGCTGTGTTAATTACGCTTGCCGTATTAACCTTAAACATTGCGACGAGAATTATTTTTAGGCAAAGTAAAGGTTAAGTGAGTCAAACTCGACTCAAAGATTAAAAGTAGTTAAATACAAGTGATAGAATAACAGGCCAAATATTGGCCTGTTTTTTTATGGAGAGAAAAGCGTGCGTATTCCTTTAGTGCTTGGAAACTGGAAAATGAATGGAAATGGCGAGTCGGGTGCTGTCTTGCTATCAGCGTTACTTAAATCAGATTTGCCGTTTGATCAAGTTGCTTGCGGCGTTGCTGTACCGTTTGTGTATTTAGCTACGTTGGGAGAAAAACTAAGCGGCACTAAAATCGCTATCGGTGCGCAAGATGTTTCTAATAAAGTAGAAGGCGCCTTTACAGGTGAGGTTTCTGCTTCTATGCTAAAAGATATTGGTGCTTCCTTTACATTGATTGGACATTCAGAACGCAGAACTTATCATCTGGAAAGTGATAGTCAAATCTTGGAGAAAACCAAGCAAGCACTTTCTGTTGGTTTAAAACCAGTGGTTTGCGTAGGTGAAACTTTGGCAGAGTTTGAGGAGGATAAAACTGAAACTGTATTGAAACAACAGTTAAGTAAACTTTGTTCAGAGTTAAGCGTTAAAGAGTGGGAAAGCGTCACAATTGCATACGAACCAGTTTGGGCAATTGGCACAGGAAAAGTGGCTAGTCCTGAATATGCGCAAAAAGTACACAGTTTTATACGCAATATGATAGCTACTGTCGATAAAACGATAGCGAATCAAACAAAAATTCTATATGGGGGTAGCGTCAAAGCCGAAAATGCGGCACAATTGAGAGCTATGCCTGATATCGATGGAGCATTGGTTGGGGGCGCGTCTCTGGTTGCGGAACAGTTTGCAGGCATTTGCCGAAACTTCCGATAAACGGTAGAATAATGATATGGAATGGTTAAAAACACTGTTGTTATTGGTTAATGTCGGTTCGGCATTGGTAGTGATTGCTTTGGTGCTTTTGCAGCAAGGTAAGGGTGCTGATATGGGGGCCGCATTTGGCTCTGGCACATCAGGAAGTTTGTTTGGGGCCTCGGGTTCTGCTAACTTTTTGAGCCGTGGAACTGCAATTGCAGCAACGGTGTTTTTTGCTAGTTCATTAGGTCTTTCTATGGTGGCTTCACAGAAAGTGTCATCTGGCAGTGTGATGTCACAAAGTGTAGCACCAGCTTCTGTTGGTGTGGCGGCGTCGGAAAAGCCGGCAAGTGCTGCGCAGCAGATTCCAAATTAATGCATCTCCTCCTTAATTGGAGGAGTAAAGCAGTTCAGTAGTAAGCAAGTGCCGACATGGTGAAATTGGTAGACACGCTATCTTGAGGGGGTAGTGGCCTATGGCTGTGTGAGTTCGAGTCTCACTGTCGGCACCATCATTTCTTATAAGCAAAAACCCGGTTTGGGGTGTTGGGGGCGGTATGTTGCAGCAATATTTTCCCGTTTTGCTCTTTGTCCTAGTAGGTCTGGCCGTAGGTGTTGGTCCGATTTTGCTAGGTTCCTTGGTGGGTCCTAATCGCCCAGATTCTGAAAAAATTTCTGCCTATGAATGCGGTTTTGCTGCATTTGAAGATGCTCGCATGCAGTTTGATGTGCGCTATTATTTGGTGGCAATTTTGTTTATTGTATTTGACTTGGAAACAGCCTTCTTGGTTCCTTGGGCAATTTCTATTAAAGAAATTGGATTCCTAGGATTTGTTTCTATGTTGATCTTTATCGCAGAATTTGTGGTTGGATTTGTTTATCTTTGGAAAAAAGGTGCGCTGGAATGGGAATAGATGGCGTATTGGAAAAGGGTTTTATTACAACATCTGCAGATACGGTGTTGAATTGGACTCGAACCGGTTCTCTTTGGCCAATGACATTTGGTCTTGCCTGTTGTGCGGTTGAGATGATGCATGCTGGCGCAGCAAGATATGACTTAGACCGTTTTGGTATTATCTTTCGTCCGAGTCCAAGACAATCTGACCTAATGATTGTTGCTGGTACATTGTGTAATAAAATGGCTCCTGCCTTGCGCAAAGTTTATGACCAGATGGCTGAGCCTCGCTGGGTCCTTTCGATGGGCTCCTGTGCAAACGGTGGTGGCTATTATCATTACTCTTATTCTGTTGTTAGGGGTTGTGATCGTATTGTTCCTGTAGATGTTTATGTGCCAGGCTGTCCACCGACTGCTGAAGCATTGCTGTACGGTTTGATTCAGTTGCAAAGCAAAATCAGACGTACAAGTACGATTGCAAGGCAGGGTTAATCAATGGCGCAAAATAATACTCGTCTTATTCAATCGCTAAAGTCTGTACTTGGCGATTTTCTTATTTCTGATTCAGTTCAGGCAGATCAATTAACGATTGTTGTAAAAGCAAGTGCACTTAAAGCGGCGATGACTGGTCTGCGTGATCATCAGGACCTTCAGTTTGATCAGTGCATTGATGTCTGTGGTGTTGACTACAGTGCTTACGCTGATGGAGCTTGGGATGGTAAGCGCTTTGCAGTTGTTTATCATTTGCTTTCTGTAAAGCTAAATCAACGTTTACGTGTGCGTGTGTTCTGCGAAGACGACAATCTTCCTGCGGTTGATTCTGTTTTAGATGTTTGGACATCGGTAAGCTGGTTTGAGCGCGAAGCATTTGACTTGTATGGAATTGTGTTTGTTGGCCATCCAGACCTTCGTCGGATTTTGACCGATTATGGTTTTGTCGGACATCCGTTTAGGAAGGATTTCCCAGTTTCTGGTAACGTAGAAATGCGCTATGACGAAGTTGCTAAGCGTGTGGTTTATCAAGCTGTGACTATCGAACCAAGAGAAAATACACCACGTATTGTACGCGAGGAGGGTTACGGTGGCTGAAATCCGTAATTACACGATCAACTTTGGTCCACAGCACCCATCAGCTCACGGTGTATTGCGACTAATTCTTGAACTAGACGGTGAAGTTGTTCAACGTGCTGATCCGCATATTGGTTTGTTGCACCGCGCAACAGAGAAATTAGCAGAAACTAGAACATTTATTCAAAGTGTTCCTTACATGGATCGTCTCGACTATGTGTCGATGATGTGTAATGAACATGCGTATGTGATGGCAATTGAAAACCTATTGGGAGTTCAAGTGCCTGAGCGTGCTCAGTATATTCGTGTAATGTTTGACGAAATTACTCGAATTCTAAATCACCTATTATGGATTGGCGCTCATGCACTAGATATTGGTGCGATGACCGTTTTCTTATACGCATTCCGTGAGCGTGAAGACCTAATGGACTGCTATGAAGCAGTTTCAGGTGCTCGTATGCATGCCGCATACTATCGTCCTGGCGGTGTGTATAGGGATCTTCCAGATTCAATGCCTCAGTATGAAGTGTCAAAACTTAAAAATGCTGAAGCAATTAGGAAATTAAATGAAAATCGACAAGGTTCCTTGTTAGATTTTATTGAGGATTTCACTAATCGTTTTCCAAAGTGTGTAGACGATTACGAAACTTTGCTAACAGATAACCGTATCTGGAAGCAGCGTACAGTTGACATTGGTATTGTTTCTCCTGAACGTGCACTTTCTTTAGGCTTGACTGGACCAATGTTGCGAGGTTCCGGCTTTGCTTGGGATTTACGCAAGAAACAACCATATGAAGTATATGACCGTATGGAATTTGATATTCCAGTTGGGAAGAACGGTGACTGTTACGATCGTTATTTAGTTCGTGTTGCAGAAATGCGCGAATCAAACAAAATCGTTCAGCAATGTGTGAAGTGGTTAAAAAATAACCCTGGTCCAGTAATCACCAATGATCATAAAGTGGCTCCACCATCACGTCTTGATATGAAGACAAACATGGAAGAGTTAATTCACCACTTCAAGCTATTCTCTGAAGGTATGCATGTGCCTGCTGGTGAGACCTATGCAGCAGTTGAGCATCCTAAGGGTGAGTTTGGTATTTATATGATCAGTGATGGTGCAAATAAGCCATATCGCTTGAAAATCAGAGCACCGGGCTTCTCGCATCTAGCAGCTTTGGATGAAATGGCTAGGGGGCACATGATTGCTGACGTAGTAGCCATCATTGGTACTCAGGATATCGTGTTTGGGGAGATTGACAGATAATGTTAACCGCTGAATCTCTAGCAAAAATTGATTTTGAAGTTGCAAAATACCCAGCTGCAAATAAGCAGTCTGCTGTAATGGGTGCGCTTCGTATTGCACAACAAGAAAAAGGTTGGTTGGCGACAGAAACAATTGAGTTTGTCGCTAATTATTTGGATATCCCAGCAATCGCTGCTTATGAAGTCGCTACTTTTTACAATATGTACGACTTGAAGCCTGTTGGTAAATTCAAGTTAACAGTTTGTACCAATCTGCCATGTGCATTAGGCGGTGGAGTAGCTGCTGCAGACTATATCAAATCTAAACTGGGCATTGGTTTTGGAGAAACAACTCCTGATGGAAAATTCACTTTGGTTGAAGGTGAATGCATGGGAGCCTGTGGTGATGCGCCAGTATTGTTGGTAAACAATCATTCTATGTGTAGTTTTATGTCAAAAGAAGCGATTGACGCAAAACTAGCAGAACTTGCGAAATTGGGTAGCTGATTATGGCGATCTTCGAAAAAGGCATTATTTTTGAAGGTGTTGACACCTCAGACCAGTCCTGTTGGACGCTAGCAGCTTATCAAGCTCGCGGTGGTTATTCTGCGCTAAGAAAATTGGTAGAAAATAAAACTCCTCAAGATGAAGTGATTGCAGAAGTTAAAAACTCATCTTTACGTGGTCGAGGTGGTGCTGGTTTTCCTACCGGTCTTAAATGGAGTTTCATGCCACGTTCATTTCCGGGTGACAAGTATGTGGTTTGTAACTCAGATGAGGGTGAGCCAGGTACTTTTAAAGACCGCGACATTATGTGGTATAACCCACATGCCTTGATCGAAGGTATGATTATTGCAGCCTATGCGATGGGTGTTAAAACAGGTTATAACTACATTCACGGCGAGATCTTTGAGGTTTACGAGCGGTTTGAAGCTGCCTTGGCAGAAGCAAGAGCTGCGGGTTTACTTGGCGATAATATTTTAGGGTCAGAGTTTTCTTTCGACTTATTTGCCCACCATGGTTATGGCGCATACATTTGCGGTGAAGAAACTGCATTGTTAGAGTCTTTAGAGGGTAAAAAAGGCCAGCCTCGCTTTAAGCCACCTTTCCCTGCTAGTTTTGGTTTGTATGGCAAACCAACAACAATTAACAATACTGAATCTTTTGCTTCAGTGCCATTCATTATTAAAGATGGTGCTACTAACTTCCTAGAAGCAGGTAAGCCAAATAACGGTGGTACTAAGCTATTCTCGATTTCAGGTCATGTTAATCGCCCTGGCAATTATGAAATTCCATTAGGAACGCCATTTGCTGCCTTGCTAGAAATGGCTGGCGGTATGAAAAATGGTAAAAAATTAAAAGCAGTCATCCCTGGTGGTTCATCCGCTCCGGTTTTACCTGGCGAAGTAATGATGGACTTAACAATGGATTATGACTCAATTAGCAAAGCTGGGTCTATGTTGGGCTCTGGTGCCGTGATTGTGATGAATGAAGATGTATGTATGGTCAAAGCGCTAGAGCGTCTTGCATATTTCTATCATGAAGAATCATGTGGGCAATGTACGCCATGCCGTGAAGGTACTGGTTGGTTGTATAGAGTTATTCACCGAATCGAAAATGGCCTTGGTCGTCCTGACGATTTAGATTTGCTTACCTCGGTTGGTAACAACATGGCGGGTAAAACAATCTGTGCATTAGCTGATGCAGCTGTTTTCCCTGTGCGAAGCTTTACTAAGCATTTCCGTCAAGAGTTCGAGTATCACATTGAAAATAAGAAATGTCTTGTTGACCATAAGTGGTTTTAATTAGAAATTTTTGAAATTGTGGTTGAGTAATCAAACTCTTCGAATTTTATCTAGGTAGTCGCGATGCTTGAAATTGAAATTAACGGACAACAACTGACAGTGGAAACTGGCAGTACAGTGATGGATGCGGCCAATCAGGCTGGCGTTTATATCCCTCATTTTTGTTATCACAAAAAACTATCCATTGCGGCTAACTGTCGTATGTGTTTGGTTGAGGTTGAGAAAGCACCTAAGCCTTTACCAGCCTGTGCAACCCCAGTTACTGACGGAATGAAGGTTAAGACACACTCTGAATTGGCTGCAAAAGCTCAGAAAGGTGTGATGGAGTTCTTGCTGATTAATCATCCTTTAGATTGCCCTATTTGCGATCAAGGTGGTGAATGTCAGTTGCAAGATTTAGCAGTTGGTTACGGCAACGTTTCTTCGCGCTATGAAGAAGAAAAACGTGTAGTACCCAATAAAGATCTAGGTCCGTTAATTAGTACAGATATGACGCGTTGTATCCACTGTACTAGATGTGTTCGCTTTGGTGATGAAATCGCCGGACGCATGGAACTTGGCATGGCCAACCGTGGTGAGCACTCTGAAATTATGCCTTTTATTTCTAAATCGGTAGATTCAGAGTTATCTGGCAACATGATTGATCTCTGCCCTGTTGGAGCGCTAACAAGTAAGCCTTTCCGTTATAGCGCAAGGACATGGGAACTATCACGTCGTAAGTCTGTTGCACCACATGATGGTCTTGGATCAAATATCATTGTTCAAGTAAAACATAATCGTGTCTACCGTGTCTTACCATTCGAAAATGAATCGATCAATGAATGTTGGATCTCTGATCGTGACCGTTTCTCGTATGAAGCATTAAATTCTGCAGATCGTTTGACTAAGCCAATGATCAAGCAGGGTGGTGAGTGGAAAGAGGTGTCTTGGACTCAGGTGCTTGAGTACGTTGCTCATGCTTTGCTCGATATTCGAAGAAATTCAGGAGCGCAGGCAATTTCAGGTTTGGTTTCTGAAACAAGTACAACTGAAGAAATGTATCTATTTAACAAGCTGCTGAAAGGCTTGGGCGTAGATGCAATTCATTCTAAATTACGTGTTAGTGATCAGCAGGGTCTTCAATTATCCCAAGGTGCAACATGGTTAGGTCTACCTATTGCTGAATTTAGCAGTCTAGATGCCGCTTTGCTCGTCGGAAGCAACTTGCGTAAGGAATATCCGTTGCTTGCAGCGCGTATTCGTAATGCGGTAAAGCATGGTGCTAAAGTATCTTCAATCAATGCACAAAACACTGTGCAACATATTAAATATGCTGCAAATGTTTCTGTTAAGTCATCTGCCTACACCACTGAATTACTCAAAGTTTTAAAAGCTGTTAATGCGATTAAACCTTTCGACTCTGGTGTACTGGCTGCTGCAGCCGATTTGCAAATTGATGCATCCCATCAAGTGATTGCTGAGTCGTTGGTTAGTGGTGAGAAAAAGATTGTATTGCTTGGTGCAGAAGCTCAAATGGCTACCAACGCATCTTCTGTTCTTATGATCGCTAACGAAATTGCCGCAGTTACTGGTGCTGTTGTTTCTGTTCCTCCATTGGCCGGAAATACGATTGGTGCGTCTGTAGCTGGAATCAATTCTAAAGTTGCAACTGATCATATTTATAATGATTCAAAACAAGCTTATGTTTTATATGGCGTAGAGCCAGAATCAGACGTCTATAACCCATTGCTAACTTTAGCTGCTCTTTCTAAAGCTAAGACAGTAGTTTCTTTCACCGCATTTAAGTCTGAATCATTGTTGAACTGTGCAGATGTGCTTATTCCTGTAACTCCATTTACAGAAACTGCAGGTAGCTTTGTAAATGGTGAAGGTGTCAGCCAATCGTTCAATGGTGTTGTTAAACCATTGGCTGAAGCCCGTCCTGGTTGGAAGGTTTTACGAGTCTTAGCTGATGTATTAGAGCTTCAAGACTTTAACTACGAATCTGTAGATGAAGTGCGTTCTGCTATTACACAATTGCAAAGTATTTCAAATATCCTAAGTAATAAAGTTGCTGATGCCGAACTAAAAACATCAGCGACTAGTGAATTACAGCGTAATGGTTCTGTTGGTATATATAGTGCTGATGGTCTAGTTCGCCGTGCCGAGTCATTACAACAAACTGCGGATGCATTTAAACCAGTCGCATTTGTGAATAGCACAACAGCTAATAACCTAAAATTATCTGGTGCAGTAAAAGTAAAATTAACTCAGTCTGGCAAATCTATCGTGGTTAATTTGCAAGTTGATGAGTCTATTGCTGACCAAGTAGTTGCTTACCCTTCAGCTATTAATGAAGCTTATGCACTTGGCGGTCTATTCGACTCAATTGAAGTGGAGCGAGTATAAGCATGGAATTTCTTCAAGGAATTATCGGCAATCACGATATTGCTTTAACTGTGTGGACGCTATTAAAGATCGTCGGCATTGTTTTGCCTTTGTTGCTCTCTGTCGCCTATTTAACGCTTGCTGAGCGTAAGGTTATTGGCTACATGCAAATTCGTATTGGGCCAAACCGTGTTGGTCCTTTAGGTTTGTTGCAACCAATTGCAGATGCAATTAAGTTGTTGAGTAAAGAAATTGTTCTGCCAGCAAAGTCTGACAAATTCTTGTTTTTGTTAGCCCCAGTACTGACAATTATGCCTGCTATTGCAGTATGGGCAGTCGTTCCGTTTGAGCCTGGCGTTGTACTTGCTGACATTGATGCTGGTTTGCTATTTGTATTAGCAATTTCTTCGATGGGCGTCTACGGTGTAATTGTCGCTGGATGGGCTTCTAACTCTAAGTATGCTTTTTTGGGTGCGCTTCGTTCGGCTGCTCAAATGGTTTCTTATGAAGTTGCGATGGGACTTTCACTTGTTGGTGTTTTAATGGTTTCAGGCACTTTGAACTTATCTGGAATCGTAAATCAACAAGCAGTGCATCTTGGCGGGAGCATTTTAGGATGGAATTGGTTGCCGCTGTTTCCATTATTCCTTGTTTACCTAATTTCTGGTGTAGCAGAAACTAACCGTCATCCATTTGATGTTGCGGAAGGCGAATCAGAAATTGTTGCTGGTTTCCACGTAGAATATTCTGGTATGGCATTCGCTATCTTCTTCCTTGGCGAATATGCAAACATGATTCTAATCTCAGGTCTAACTGCGATTATGTTCTTAGGTGGCTGGTTATCTCCATTTCCAGCATCGTGGGGAATTATTGGGCAAGCAAGTTTCTTGTGGCTTTTGTTTAAGATAGCTGCAGTACTCTTCTTCTTCTTATGGATTCGTGCAACCTTTCCTCGTTATCGTTATGACCAAATTATGCGATTGGGCTGGAAAATTTTCATTCCTGTAACATTGGTTTGGGTGCTGCTAATTGCGTGTATCATGCAAACTGAATTTTCTCCTTGGTAATGAGTGGGTTAGGATAAGAATAAATGAAACCAGTTTCTAATTTTTTCAAAACTTTCCTGCTGTATGAGATGGTCCAGGGTATGCGTGTTACCTGGAGACACTTCTTTGCAAGGAAAATTACCGTTCAATTTCCAGAAGAGAAAACGCCGCAATCTCCACGCTTTCGTGGTTTGCATGCATTGCGTCGTTATCCAAATGGTGAAGAGCGCTGTATTGCCTGTAAATTGTGTGAAGCTGTTTGCCCAGCAATGGCGATCACGATCGAATCTGAAAAGCGTGACGATGGTACAAGACGTACCACTAAATACGATATTGATTTAACAAAGTGTATTTTCTGTGGTTTTTGCGAAGAGTCATGTCCAGTTGACTCGATTGTGGAAACGCGTGTTCTTGAATATCACGGAGAAAAACGTGGTGATTTGTATTATACAAAACCGATGCTTTTAGCTGTTGGTGATAAGTATGAAGCGCAAATCGCAAAAGATCGTGAAACTGACGCTAAATATCGCTAATTAAGATTTGGCATTATCTAGTTTTCTTAGAGTAAATTGAGATGACCTTTCAAGATATCGTTTTTGTCGTATTCTCTGTGATCATGTTGCTATCTGGTCT
The genomic region above belongs to Leeia speluncae and contains:
- the pstS gene encoding phosphate ABC transporter substrate-binding protein PstS encodes the protein MKFLKATVLAVAGSMSAVVFAADITGAGATFPYPIYAKWADAYKTKTGVGLNYQAIGSGGGIKQITAKTVDFGASDMPLTLEEQNKAGLTQFPAIVGGVVPVTNLEGIVGGQLRLSGEVLADIYLGKIKNWSDKAIVALNPGVKVPDQNIVVVRRSDGSGTSFIFTNYLSKVSEEWKTKVGAGTAVNWPEGVGGKGNEGVASYVQRIKGAIGYVEFAYAKKAKMDYIAMKNKDGQFVQPDDATFQAAAAYADWSKAPGFYEILTNEPGKTSWPITSASFILMQKVQDKPENALAVLKFYDWALKNGGASARELDYVPLPTALIKQIQDSWTANIKDAAGKPIWK
- the pstC gene encoding phosphate ABC transporter permease subunit PstC, translating into MQNAAKSMDIEMTNPLAYKALVAEESRKNKAFKYLAVAMALVVLLILGAIVLSLLTGAVPVAKEFGIGFLFSKEWDPVQHIYGALPAIYGTLVTSAIALLLALPISLGIAVFLTELCPIKLRGPIGTAIELLAGIPSIIYGMWGLFILAPFLSEHVQPAMTEWFGDLWLIGPLFQGPPIGIGIMPASIVLAIMIIPFISSVMRDVFTVVPATLKESAYGLGATTSEVVWDIVLPYTRVGVVGAVMLGLGRALGETMAVTFMIGNANEINLSLFESGNSIASLLANEFAEAANPLHISSLITLGLILFVITFIVLAAARVMIAKAEKKEGVR
- the pstA gene encoding phosphate ABC transporter permease PstA, whose product is MVASTKGLIRENELGQFKKRKFKNAMLMAASILATTIGLFFLVWILFTLLERGLGSMSMDLVTKMTPPPGSDGGLLNAIVGSLLMIGVSTLIAAPVGVIAGIYLAEYGKKSKLANTIRFINDILLSAPSIVVGLFIYTVIVATFQQFSAWAGSLALAIIAMPIIVRTTENMLLLVPTEMREAAYGMGASQRKTVFTVSLVAARNGILTGILLAIARISGETAPLLFTALNNQFWNLNMSQPMANLPVVIFQYAMSPYENWQGIAWAGAVLITLAVLTLNIATRIIFRQSKG
- the tpiA gene encoding triose-phosphate isomerase, which codes for MRIPLVLGNWKMNGNGESGAVLLSALLKSDLPFDQVACGVAVPFVYLATLGEKLSGTKIAIGAQDVSNKVEGAFTGEVSASMLKDIGASFTLIGHSERRTYHLESDSQILEKTKQALSVGLKPVVCVGETLAEFEEDKTETVLKQQLSKLCSELSVKEWESVTIAYEPVWAIGTGKVASPEYAQKVHSFIRNMIATVDKTIANQTKILYGGSVKAENAAQLRAMPDIDGALVGGASLVAEQFAGICRNFR
- the secG gene encoding preprotein translocase subunit SecG, with amino-acid sequence MEWLKTLLLLVNVGSALVVIALVLLQQGKGADMGAAFGSGTSGSLFGASGSANFLSRGTAIAATVFFASSLGLSMVASQKVSSGSVMSQSVAPASVGVAASEKPASAAQQIPN
- a CDS encoding NADH-quinone oxidoreductase subunit A, whose translation is MLQQYFPVLLFVLVGLAVGVGPILLGSLVGPNRPDSEKISAYECGFAAFEDARMQFDVRYYLVAILFIVFDLETAFLVPWAISIKEIGFLGFVSMLIFIAEFVVGFVYLWKKGALEWE
- a CDS encoding NuoB/complex I 20 kDa subunit family protein, with amino-acid sequence MGIDGVLEKGFITTSADTVLNWTRTGSLWPMTFGLACCAVEMMHAGAARYDLDRFGIIFRPSPRQSDLMIVAGTLCNKMAPALRKVYDQMAEPRWVLSMGSCANGGGYYHYSYSVVRGCDRIVPVDVYVPGCPPTAEALLYGLIQLQSKIRRTSTIARQG
- a CDS encoding NADH-quinone oxidoreductase subunit C, which translates into the protein MAQNNTRLIQSLKSVLGDFLISDSVQADQLTIVVKASALKAAMTGLRDHQDLQFDQCIDVCGVDYSAYADGAWDGKRFAVVYHLLSVKLNQRLRVRVFCEDDNLPAVDSVLDVWTSVSWFEREAFDLYGIVFVGHPDLRRILTDYGFVGHPFRKDFPVSGNVEMRYDEVAKRVVYQAVTIEPRENTPRIVREEGYGG
- a CDS encoding NADH-quinone oxidoreductase subunit D, with the protein product MAEIRNYTINFGPQHPSAHGVLRLILELDGEVVQRADPHIGLLHRATEKLAETRTFIQSVPYMDRLDYVSMMCNEHAYVMAIENLLGVQVPERAQYIRVMFDEITRILNHLLWIGAHALDIGAMTVFLYAFREREDLMDCYEAVSGARMHAAYYRPGGVYRDLPDSMPQYEVSKLKNAEAIRKLNENRQGSLLDFIEDFTNRFPKCVDDYETLLTDNRIWKQRTVDIGIVSPERALSLGLTGPMLRGSGFAWDLRKKQPYEVYDRMEFDIPVGKNGDCYDRYLVRVAEMRESNKIVQQCVKWLKNNPGPVITNDHKVAPPSRLDMKTNMEELIHHFKLFSEGMHVPAGETYAAVEHPKGEFGIYMISDGANKPYRLKIRAPGFSHLAALDEMARGHMIADVVAIIGTQDIVFGEIDR
- the nuoE gene encoding NADH-quinone oxidoreductase subunit NuoE — protein: MLTAESLAKIDFEVAKYPAANKQSAVMGALRIAQQEKGWLATETIEFVANYLDIPAIAAYEVATFYNMYDLKPVGKFKLTVCTNLPCALGGGVAAADYIKSKLGIGFGETTPDGKFTLVEGECMGACGDAPVLLVNNHSMCSFMSKEAIDAKLAELAKLGS
- the nuoF gene encoding NADH-quinone oxidoreductase subunit NuoF; the encoded protein is MAIFEKGIIFEGVDTSDQSCWTLAAYQARGGYSALRKLVENKTPQDEVIAEVKNSSLRGRGGAGFPTGLKWSFMPRSFPGDKYVVCNSDEGEPGTFKDRDIMWYNPHALIEGMIIAAYAMGVKTGYNYIHGEIFEVYERFEAALAEARAAGLLGDNILGSEFSFDLFAHHGYGAYICGEETALLESLEGKKGQPRFKPPFPASFGLYGKPTTINNTESFASVPFIIKDGATNFLEAGKPNNGGTKLFSISGHVNRPGNYEIPLGTPFAALLEMAGGMKNGKKLKAVIPGGSSAPVLPGEVMMDLTMDYDSISKAGSMLGSGAVIVMNEDVCMVKALERLAYFYHEESCGQCTPCREGTGWLYRVIHRIENGLGRPDDLDLLTSVGNNMAGKTICALADAAVFPVRSFTKHFRQEFEYHIENKKCLVDHKWF